The Paracoccus stylophorae genome contains a region encoding:
- a CDS encoding replication initiation protein, whose translation MAADRAADQTKTVLPAELARGIYMRNAPSLQALKLMHLMIGTAGGRMAEDTLHQIRLSDIRKIEGMKNHDRASLTPLFEELRGAVLTHDDPEKMRVTIGGLLDEAVIDYRHELTGDILVSWAFGRSFRRMAEESNHWAILDRQTVFHLGSKYSVLLFQHIASLVNLDRISAKTFTIPELRAVFGIAEGKVKRFADLKKDVLTPALLEINQLSRLTLTATPNKVGRSVVSVTIAWEKKTDPHAAKRELSGSKIGRRARRNGTAETVAAVFPETGGITYSPRWVELKRAAGCNVDNGKIATDFRRFLAERGIARDAGNIEKLFSDYCEKIGKV comes from the coding sequence GTGGCAGCGGATCGCGCCGCGGACCAGACCAAGACAGTGCTACCGGCCGAGCTGGCGCGGGGCATCTACATGCGCAATGCGCCAAGCCTTCAGGCGTTGAAGCTGATGCATCTGATGATTGGTACGGCGGGCGGGCGCATGGCCGAAGACACGCTGCACCAAATCCGCCTTTCCGACATTCGAAAGATCGAGGGCATGAAGAACCATGACCGCGCCAGCCTGACCCCGCTGTTCGAGGAACTGCGCGGCGCGGTGCTGACCCACGACGATCCTGAAAAGATGCGTGTTACCATCGGCGGCTTGCTGGACGAGGCGGTGATCGACTATCGCCACGAGTTGACGGGCGACATTCTGGTCAGCTGGGCCTTCGGGCGATCCTTTCGCCGCATGGCCGAGGAATCGAACCATTGGGCCATCCTCGACCGGCAGACCGTGTTCCATCTCGGCAGCAAATACTCTGTTCTTCTGTTCCAGCACATCGCCAGTCTGGTGAACCTCGATAGGATCAGCGCGAAAACCTTCACGATACCAGAGCTGCGGGCGGTGTTCGGTATAGCCGAGGGCAAGGTGAAGCGTTTTGCCGATCTGAAAAAAGACGTACTTACGCCGGCCCTGTTGGAGATCAACCAGCTGTCCCGCCTGACCCTGACCGCCACTCCGAACAAGGTCGGTCGCAGTGTCGTGAGCGTCACCATCGCCTGGGAGAAGAAGACCGATCCCCACGCTGCCAAGCGAGAGCTGTCCGGCTCCAAGATTGGCCGCAGGGCACGCCGGAACGGGACAGCCGAAACCGTCGCGGCGGTTTTCCCCGAGACCGGCGGCATCACCTACAGTCCGAGATGGGTCGAGCTGAAACGAGCCGCAGGATGTAATGTCGATAACGGCAAGATCGCCACAGACTTTCGCCGATTCCTGGCTGAACGCGGCATCGCGCGCGATGCCGGAAACATCGAGAAGCTGTTCAGCGACTATTGCGAGAAAATCGGGAAAGTGTAG